Below is a window of Poecile atricapillus isolate bPoeAtr1 chromosome 2, bPoeAtr1.hap1, whole genome shotgun sequence DNA.
GTTTACAGTCAACTGAGAAAATGGTTCTTTGAAGCACATCTTACTGCTTTTTGAGGTGTTTGTTCTGAATACCAAAATTTTTACAgttgttttacagaaaaattcTTTAGCACAGATAAAACCATTTATATTAGTTTACTTGAACCAGGAAACAAACAGGCTGGCTTAACTAAAGCTTTCATGAGCTATTTAGTCCAAGGCAGATGGCTGGTATGGAAAAGTTTACCTAAACTGGACTCGTTACAAGCAGCTAAGAAATGGGTATTTTAAAACAGGAAGTCCCCAGCTGTACTTCAAATGACTGACTGGctctgaaaaaaacctaaaaaaggAGTAATGGCAATCAAAAAGTGAACAGCCCAATTTCAtagaagacaaatattttattatcaaaGGAGTTATATCAAAGTAAGAAACTGCAAAAGAGTAATAAACAACTAcaaaaaatacttatatttattcaaaattaaatatgaaCACTTTATTAGTTAAATGCCAATATATTATTCTCTGAAAATATTCACACACTTTAAGTCGTTTGCCTAACATCTTAAAATatgttatataaaataattgcaTATGAGAAACCACAATCTGAAGTTAAAGAATTCTAGCTCCTCCTGCAGTTAACTCTGGGTTGATTAAATGCATGACTGTAGTGCTGTTACCAGTCAACTGAACAACTTGCATTCAGgcatctcctttttcttcttccacaggATTCAGTCTTGCCTGTGCTTCAGCTGGCAGAAACATGTTGCATCTCTCAAAAATCAGTTCCCTTCCTAAATTTTTCAAAAAGCTAactttttccctgcttttccaaacCCAAATCAGTTAGCTGACTCATCAGACCCACACTGAAAACTTCTGTGTCAGGAGACCATACCCAAGATGAGCTGCTTTGGTAAATTGTTACTTTTGGTCCTTGATGCATTTTGCATAGATATAAAGAAACCAGCTACTTTTTCATACTCTTTTCTTCACCTGCAGATTCCAAGACATTTTTATAAATTCCAGTCAACACGTAAGTGGCCGCTTTCATGTGACAGTATTGTAAAGTTActtgaaaaatcagaaaattcaaAGTAGTTTCTAGAGCACAAAGGTTGGACACAGACTTCTGCAGAGTTCTTTGTTTCAAATTCTGGTCTTCTATTTCCACTTCATGGACTTCAGCAGCTTGCTGTCATCTCCAGGAACAAGGTACAGTAGCCTTCCATCAGAATTCTGGCATAAAGTGTTCATATAAGCGAGCAAGGTTACTTGAAGAATGCATATAAAATGCAAAGATACCAAGTAATGCCACTTCAAAAGAAAAGAGCAGGATTCACCTGGAATCACCTGGAAAttgttttttcaaatttattcCAGCAGGATCGAAGGCtagatatattttctttcagttcacAAACTTCTTGGTTACATTTCTTTTTGGACTTTTCACCTGTCTCTGTATCTTCTATGCTCAATACATCTAGGCAAACCTGAAACAGAAGAGATTGTATTGTTATCTGAGAGCTGCTTATTCTATTCCTGTAGCCATCTTTCAAAGCGAACCAATTGCTTTATATCTCAGTACTGGAGAGACCCTGCCCACGGGACTGTGGGAACGTGGCTTTAACTCAAAGCAAATAATGACACCTGAAACCAGTATGTCCAACTGAGAACATGCACATCCTCTGTCACAGATTAAAATTTATCCTCCATTGTTTGAAGGactgagaaaataaagcaaattaaattgTGAGCCAAATTTTGACTATATGTGTTGAGACTAGTGGAACTAAACAGACCAGTTCCAGGGGCCAGACAAAACTATTGTGGTTCTTGTTCATATTCAATGACTGCTCATAATTTTTTGCTAAATTACTTTAATTTGTCTTAAAAATGGGAATCCATAAGGTTAGGCAGGAGTTGCAAGGGTGACACTGACTTCTATGACTTCCTTGACTGGGATACCTTTAAAGTAAGGCAAATGTTGGATTCACCAGAAGTGACAAAGCCAAACATAGATACCAACATTACTTTGAAGATCTCATCACAGATTATAAGTCTCTCCCcttccaggagggaaaaaaaaaaatagttacatGAAGCCTTCAATCCATCTATTTAAGCATTATATCCTTTGGTGCCTATGTGGAGATTTTTTGAtgttgtttaatattttttgtgttaAATAGGTAACACTGAGGCACACTTAAAAGAACACTCTTCCTTTGCTACAGTAGTCTGTAGATCACTGTGCTACATTTAATGTAATGTAATTTAATAATGTAATTAATGTACATTTAATGTAGCCTCAAAAAGAAGGTTCTGCCAAAGACTGAAAAACCAAATATCATACCTAATTGTGTTGAGTTTGAGATATTGTGGTTAAAATAAAGACCAAAGAGATTATAGAAAAGAGATAATCTCACCCTCATCTTTtgttgaaacaaaattaaacattaCTCTTAGGGTTAGTGAGAAGTTATAACTCTGACTCTAGAGAAATTTAAACACCTTTACAAAAGTCTGGTCCTTGTCTTTGGAGAATTAACTCACTTATTTCACTACTGAACTAGAGCAGGTACCTTCACCATAGACTTCCAGATGATTGTCTTAGTCTTTGCACTGGGCTTAATGTCTATTTACAAGACAAATGCTATACAAAGCAAGCTTCCTCTGGCATAGAACATGCGCAAGATGTATCTTTTAGAGGTGGATGTGATAGTCTGTGTTGAAGAGCTCTGGAAAATAAGCCAAATAGTTAAACTTTTACTCACTAAAGGTTAATGCAACTCACCTTTGCTATTTTAGGTCTTTCACATTTACACTGCAGAACTTGTAATGTCCAACATGAGACAAATGCTGCTTTCCATCTAAAGGCTTTGTTGATTCTTTGCTTATTAAGGAATCTGAGCATGTTGCATGCCATGCTCTGTAGTGATGCTATTTCCTGTCAAGAGAGCAAGGAAAATATGTCCTGAAAAGTTTGTGCACCATTAATTCTTTGCAATGTTGGTTTATctttaaaaaacctcaaactgTCCATCAATTACTATtggtttcttttgctttcatagtgcaaatatttttgcaataaAACACATAACTGATCTGACTTACCTGGCATCTTTTCAAGATATTTAAAACAGCAATTTTTAGTAGTATAATAGTAGCATAAGGATGTTAGGGAAAAATCACAGCTGTAATCAAATTAATTAATGCAGttatgaaaacaaattatttttgcagcCAGTCCTTTTATCAAGTCATGATAAAATCTGTAGCAACAGCTGACAATTGTACTTTCTGGCATTTGAGATCTGCCCAAACTACTATTTTAAAGCTTTCATGTCTGAAGTGAAAAGCTTAGCTAATACAATGTttgatagaaaaataaaaacagagatttggaaattttaatatttatttccattggcaaaaagaaaagtgtTGTGTCTGGTTTTGGATTAAAAATATAGAAGAATCTTCATAGTAGGAAACCTCCCCACACATATCTTGGATATGGAATTGcttaatatttaaatgtttaaaacatCAGTTTAATTGACACATCTTATAGTTCCAGATTCAAAACACAAACCATCCTGAATATTGTGATTtgacttttaaaacaaaatactaCCCTAGCACACTGTTGTATTCTGAACTGTACAAAGAACTCATTTAGGTTTGTATTCTCTAAATTCTGAAAAGTTAAATTTTACCTCAGTATCATTGCAGAAAAACACTTTgatattttcatcattttcattCTTGCAGCACCTGTCAGGATTCTCTGCAGACATATTTACCTGTAAAATATCATGTACGTTTAGACATGGAAGTACTGTGCCCAGTGCCcagtcaccctcacagtaaaaagctctttcctgatgttcagaagGAGCCTCCTGTGTGTTGGTGTGTGCCCACTGCCCCTGGTCCCGTCACTGGCACTGCTGGtaagagcctggctctgtacTCTTTGCCCACTCACTTGAGATATTTCTACACATTGATGAAATCcctctgagccttctcttctccaggctgaacagtcccagctctaTCAGCCTTCCCTCAtcagagagatgctccagtcccctcAGCATCTTCATGGCTCTTTGCTGGACTCTCTCCAGTAGCTCCCTATTTCTCTCATACTAAGGAGTCCGGAAATGGACACAAATCTGTTCAATTTACATCTTTATATTCTATTGAATTGCTTCGTTCTTTGGAAATTTTGAAACATAGAGCAATGTTTAAATCTTACATTTGGATTGTAACATTGAATACATTGAATACACTGTTTGTCAGTGTTTGTCTCAATAAATACATGTCTTAGCTCTAAGCAGATGGTAGCACTCACTTTGCATATGTAATAACAGAAGATGGCCTAAGCAACTTCACATGGTCTTTTGCCTGACTGTAATATTTTATCAATAGTTTATCCTCTCTTGTagttttttcttccacttttaCTCTTGTCATCAAGATGACAATGGAAGCCAACTCAACAGAAGCTTTGTCTTCTTCAGCCTGTATCCAGACATCCCAGTTAAGTCAAAGGGTTTTAAAAAAGGCAGCTCACAACACTATTTTTAGATCTCTTCACTTAGCCACGCGCATGAGCGCATTAGACAGTTAATTCTTAaagtttttctgcagaaattgcCTGTATTTAAGAAGTTCACCCAAGATAAACAGAACTTTATCCAGAAAGTGTTTTCAAAACCAAGAGTTTAGGAAGTCAAATATTcactgacaaagaaaaaaacaacacaaaacaacaaaaccaaattaaaaaacccaaaccaccaaCATCAAGAAGCTAATGCACATATTTTCTTGTACTACAACAGATATTGTTACAGTCACACAGCACTAAAATTtatcattttatatatatatatatatatataaatttatatataatcaCCCTAAAAACTATATATCTGTCACTTCATTTGCTGACTGCTATGAGATTTTCTCATCCTCTCTAGTTTTCTCACATCACCTTTACTATAATGTAAAGTAACCACATCTGAAGGCAGTTTATTGGCTGTCTAAACCAACCTAAGGGAAATTCTGGCCTCAGAAAAGGCATTAgtgaatatttaatttccatACAAAGATCTAGTCTATGACTCACTatctgctctgcagcaaacCCATAGCTGCTCCAAACATTTGGCTGAGGAACTGAAAGCTATTGACTTTGGCCCTGCAGTTGCAGCAAAGTACCTACTGGGCAGTCGCTATCACCCACAGTGCCCACATATTTTCTGTTAACTTATAGTGACAATACACTGATTATACATAGaagattaatttctcttaaatggGGAAaagtcaagagaaaaaaaattgcagaaactTGCACAGTAGTTGCTTGTGTATGTCTTCGAGGAAGTAAAACCTTTAGAGCTCAGTACATTCCCATTAGTTTTCATAAACATTAATTAATGAAggttttatttatgtatatattttggTAACTCTTTTACGGTTTTCATATACTCTTCTAAAAAACGCCTAtgtcttaaaaaaatttaataatatttattgcAACTAACCCCcccccacaaaaacaaacataaaaaaaagcGCCAATACATCCTTCAAAATGTGTCTGGAATAATGGCATTGCTCTATTCCAATCCTTGATGGCACCATGGGGCACTGACTACATCAAGCTCCAGCCTACCACAGGACAGTGGCAAGTCATTGCCCTATCCAGGCCAGGGCAGCCCCCCAGCCTCCCTGAGCTGGCATcttgagcagggctgggatgcacCTCATGGATCTCCACCACCAGAAGGCAGCAGGATCTGCCTCCCAGAGGGTGTTACTCCTTAGTACCATTTTTTCTTACACATCAGCTATCTTCTAACTGCTCACCaagagagtttatttttgttctctagGGAATACTCGTCTGTATCAGAATTAAGACAGCAAACTAAAGGGAATACTTATCTCTTATATTATCTATTATGGAAATACTTATCCAATATTAATCGCTATTAATATTCTCCACAAATTTGATGCCTCATTCCGAATAAAGCCATTTATCTTCAGAGAAATACCTTTCTCTCTTCATAATCTCAACAAACATAACATGATCAAAATGTTAAAAGATCATTCCCTGACCCTAAAGGTATTTTGTTTCCAGATGTTGGTTGATGTGTCTTGGTAGAAAAAGGTTGGAAACCACTGCCATAATGCTCTGAAGGATGGTGGTAGTTCATAAGTGTGAAGAAATGCAATGACTCCTGATTTTGCCCTTGGAAAAAGGCTGTATTTGTATTTCATGCAAA
It encodes the following:
- the IL7 gene encoding interleukin-7, giving the protein MFHAFFRSTLPVLPLLLVLSPVNASSCAMGNKTEIRVKYENVLSHDINELVNMSAENPDRCCKNENDENIKVFFCNDTEEIASLQSMACNMLRFLNKQRINKAFRWKAAFVSCWTLQVLQCKCERPKIAKVCLDVLSIEDTETGEKSKKKCNQEVCELKENISSLRSCWNKFEKTISR